One part of the Bacteroidia bacterium genome encodes these proteins:
- a CDS encoding alkaline phosphatase D family protein has translation MSIQQRLLLFSLCLIFHLNGFSQGLPPTDNVLVSGPMVGYCEMREVMLWVQTNGTAIVQIEYTAGEGSPIYRTPAYQTRQDQAFTAHLIADQVQPGITYSYRLLINGKEVQRPYDMVFQTPPLWQWRTDPPEITMAMGSCVYINDEAYDRPGKPYGSDYRIFESILQKDPDLMLWLGDNTYLREADWNSATGIVHRYTHTRQIEEMQPLLASTANYAVWDDHDYGPNDSDYTYWGKNMTTKAFQLFWGNPSYGLPGMGGITTSFEWGDAQFFILDDRYFRDPNRKKSAPRSILGEEQLEWFLDALISSKARFKFVMIGGQVVNDAALYENYSNIAPAERSRILNTIVEEGIKNVIFLTGDRHHSELSLFEKNGIKIYDITSSPLTSGANSALDEPNTLRVKDSFFGQRNFSTLTLSGKRTERRAELKYFDVDGKELWSFKFEAQ, from the coding sequence ATGTCAATACAACAGCGTCTTCTTCTCTTCAGCCTTTGCCTGATCTTTCACCTAAACGGATTTTCTCAAGGCCTACCACCGACAGATAATGTCCTCGTTTCAGGACCTATGGTGGGATACTGTGAAATGCGAGAAGTCATGCTTTGGGTGCAAACCAATGGAACGGCTATCGTTCAGATAGAATATACGGCAGGTGAGGGATCTCCCATCTATCGTACTCCTGCATACCAGACACGCCAGGACCAGGCTTTCACTGCACACCTTATCGCCGACCAGGTTCAACCCGGTATAACTTATAGCTATAGGCTCCTTATCAATGGAAAGGAAGTGCAAAGGCCTTATGATATGGTTTTCCAAACTCCTCCACTTTGGCAATGGAGAACAGATCCTCCGGAGATTACGATGGCTATGGGAAGCTGCGTCTATATCAATGATGAAGCTTATGATCGTCCGGGCAAACCCTATGGATCAGACTATCGCATTTTCGAGAGCATTCTCCAAAAAGATCCTGACCTCATGCTTTGGTTGGGAGATAACACCTACCTCCGTGAGGCTGATTGGAACTCTGCAACGGGAATTGTGCACAGATACACCCATACCCGTCAGATAGAAGAAATGCAGCCTCTCCTTGCTTCTACAGCCAATTATGCTGTTTGGGATGATCATGATTACGGACCGAATGATAGTGATTATACCTATTGGGGTAAGAATATGACCACTAAGGCCTTTCAATTATTTTGGGGAAATCCTTCCTATGGATTACCCGGAATGGGAGGTATTACAACTTCTTTTGAATGGGGAGATGCACAATTTTTCATCCTGGATGATCGCTATTTCCGTGATCCTAATAGAAAGAAAAGCGCACCAAGAAGTATCCTGGGAGAAGAACAACTCGAATGGTTCCTCGATGCCCTGATTAGCTCCAAAGCCAGATTCAAATTTGTCATGATAGGCGGGCAGGTTGTAAATGATGCCGCTTTGTATGAAAACTACTCCAATATCGCACCTGCTGAAAGAAGCCGCATCCTGAATACCATTGTAGAGGAAGGCATTAAAAACGTCATCTTCCTTACCGGAGATCGTCATCATTCAGAGCTTTCTCTCTTCGAAAAAAATGGCATTAAGATTTATGATATTACTTCTTCTCCTTTGACTTCAGGTGCCAATAGTGCCCTCGATGAACCTAATACATTGCGGGTAAAAGATTCATTTTTTGGCCAAAGAAATTTTTCCACCCTGACATTGAGTGGAAAGCGTACCGAGAGAAGGGCAGAATTGAAATACTTCGATGTAGATGGAAAGGAACTATGGTCCTTTAAGTTCGAAGCTCAATAA